Proteins found in one Rhodobacter capsulatus SB 1003 genomic segment:
- a CDS encoding phage tail tape measure protein, protein MVEVDGLDGLGRQAAELERALGGAEGVAASFSDELGRMRESLTYTGREVGTLSSSFGRSLRRAFDGVVFDGMKLSDALKTLAEGMSQAAYSVAMKPVQEAVGGALASTVNGLLGSVFGFAQGGAFSQGRVMPFAKGGVVSSPTSFPMRGATGLMGEAGPEAILPLARAADGRLGVQAGGGRVVNVVMNVTTPDAAGFARSQGQIAAQVNRRLARGSRNA, encoded by the coding sequence ATGGTCGAGGTTGACGGGCTGGACGGGCTGGGCCGACAGGCGGCGGAACTGGAGCGGGCGCTGGGGGGCGCCGAGGGGGTGGCGGCCAGTTTCAGCGACGAGCTGGGGCGGATGCGCGAAAGCCTGACCTATACCGGCCGCGAGGTGGGGACGCTGTCGTCCAGTTTCGGGCGGTCGCTGCGGCGGGCTTTTGATGGCGTCGTCTTTGACGGGATGAAGCTGTCGGACGCGCTGAAGACGCTCGCCGAGGGGATGTCGCAGGCGGCCTATTCGGTGGCGATGAAGCCGGTGCAGGAGGCGGTGGGCGGGGCGCTGGCCAGCACGGTGAACGGGCTTTTGGGAAGCGTTTTCGGTTTTGCGCAGGGCGGGGCGTTTTCGCAAGGCCGGGTGATGCCCTTTGCCAAGGGGGGGGTGGTGTCCTCGCCCACGAGCTTTCCGATGCGGGGGGCGACGGGGCTGATGGGCGAGGCCGGGCCCGAGGCGATCTTGCCGCTTGCGCGGGCTGCGGACGGGCGGCTGGGCGTGCAGGCGGGCGGCGGGCGGGTCGTCAATGTGGTGATGAACGTGACGACGCCCGATGCCGCCGGGTTTGCGCGCTCTCAGGGCCAGATCGCGGCACAGGTGAACCGGCGGCTGGCGCGCGGATCGCGCAACGCCTGA
- a CDS encoding C40 family peptidase produces MSAVGLRAVAIARDWIGTPYRHQVSVRGAGTDCLGLLRGVWRALYGAEPELVPPYTADWSEPAREEVLWRAAARHLVALPVGAGPERPGEVLLFRMRHGAVAKHLGIAAEIGAGASFVHAYTGHGVVESPLSEPWARRIVARFQFPEGGR; encoded by the coding sequence ATGAGCGCGGTCGGGCTGCGGGCGGTGGCGATCGCGCGGGACTGGATCGGCACGCCTTACCGGCATCAGGTCTCGGTGCGGGGCGCGGGGACGGATTGTCTTGGGCTTTTGCGCGGGGTCTGGCGCGCGCTTTATGGCGCCGAGCCGGAGCTGGTGCCGCCCTATACGGCCGATTGGTCCGAGCCTGCGCGCGAGGAAGTGCTGTGGCGGGCGGCGGCGCGGCATCTGGTGGCGCTGCCCGTCGGGGCGGGGCCCGAGCGTCCGGGCGAGGTGCTGCTGTTTCGGATGCGCCATGGCGCGGTGGCCAAGCATCTGGGCATCGCGGCCGAGATCGGCGCCGGGGCGAGTTTCGTGCATGCCTATACGGGGCATGGCGTGGTCGAAAGCCCGCTGTCCGAGCCCTGGGCGCGGCGGATCG
- a CDS encoding DUF2163 domain-containing protein, with protein sequence MAYPESLKAHLQGGVTTLARAWALARADGRVLGFTDHDVVLRFDGISFEPGSGMTAKAVLQGTGLSVDNTESYGALSSEAITEADLLAGRYDGAAVTVWLVNWADPAMRAVIFRGHLGEVSRGAGAFTAELRGLTAALGQEQGRIYHPRCAAVLGDGRCRFDLTKDGYALEAALGGVDEAVVLRLAEGAGFEDRWFEKGRLVVLDGAAAGLIGVVKNDRLQADGSRLIELWQRLGANPVAGDRVRIEPGCDKRAGTCRLKFDNFLNFRGFPHIPGEDWMVSYPVQSGTNDGGSLFR encoded by the coding sequence ATGGCCTATCCGGAGAGTTTGAAGGCGCATCTGCAGGGCGGTGTGACGACGCTGGCGCGGGCCTGGGCCCTGGCGCGGGCGGATGGGCGGGTGCTGGGCTTCACCGATCATGATGTGGTGCTGCGCTTCGACGGGATCTCCTTCGAGCCGGGCAGCGGCATGACGGCCAAGGCGGTGCTGCAGGGCACCGGGCTTTCGGTCGACAATACCGAGAGCTATGGCGCGTTGAGCTCCGAGGCGATCACCGAGGCGGATCTTCTGGCCGGGCGCTATGATGGCGCGGCGGTCACGGTCTGGCTGGTGAACTGGGCCGATCCGGCGATGCGGGCGGTGATCTTTCGCGGCCATCTGGGGGAGGTGTCGCGCGGCGCGGGGGCGTTCACGGCCGAGCTGCGCGGGCTGACCGCGGCTTTGGGGCAGGAGCAGGGGCGGATCTATCATCCGCGCTGCGCCGCAGTGCTGGGCGATGGCAGGTGCCGGTTCGATCTGACGAAGGACGGTTATGCGCTGGAGGCGGCGCTGGGCGGCGTTGACGAGGCGGTGGTGTTGCGCCTGGCCGAGGGCGCCGGGTTCGAGGATCGCTGGTTCGAGAAGGGGCGGCTGGTGGTGCTGGATGGCGCTGCGGCGGGTCTGATCGGCGTGGTGAAGAACGACCGGTTGCAGGCGGATGGATCACGGCTGATCGAGCTTTGGCAGCGGCTGGGGGCCAATCCGGTGGCAGGGGATCGGGTGCGGATCGAGCCGGGTTGCGACAAGCGCGCCGGGACCTGTCGGCTCAAATTCGACAATTTCCTCAATTTTCGGGGATTTCCGCATATTCCGGGGGAAGACTGGATGGTGTCCTATCCGGTGCAGAGCGGCACCAATGACGGCGGGAGCCTGTTTCGATGA
- a CDS encoding DUF3168 domain-containing protein, whose product MSYAVAGALQAAVYQQLRADAVLAALVGTAVYDAVPPGPLAGTYVSLGPEDVADASDKTGAGAVHDFVISVITDAAGFATAKAAAAAVSDALVGADLVLSRGRLVGLWFLRAKARRVEKADMRRIDLVFRARVEG is encoded by the coding sequence ATGAGCTATGCGGTGGCGGGCGCGCTGCAGGCGGCGGTCTATCAGCAGCTGCGGGCGGATGCGGTGCTGGCGGCGCTGGTGGGAACGGCGGTTTACGATGCTGTGCCGCCGGGGCCCTTGGCGGGCACCTATGTCAGCCTTGGGCCCGAGGATGTCGCCGATGCCTCGGACAAGACCGGCGCGGGGGCGGTGCATGATTTCGTCATCTCGGTGATCACCGACGCGGCGGGATTTGCCACGGCGAAGGCGGCGGCGGCGGCTGTATCCGATGCGCTGGTGGGGGCCGATCTGGTGCTGAGCCGCGGGCGGCTGGTGGGGCTGTGGTTCCTGCGCGCCAAGGCGCGGCGGGTGGAAAAGGCCGACATGCGGCGGATTGACCTTGTGTTTCGCGCGCGGGTCGAGGGCTGA
- a CDS encoding DUF2460 domain-containing protein: MAFHEVRFPANLSFGSVGGPERRTEIVTLSSGHEERNSPWAHSRRHYDAGVGLRSLDDVERLIAFFEARGGQLHGFRWKDWADFKSCPASRAVAHEDQLIGMGDGVTTAFQLVKTYVSGGQSYLRPIVKPVEGTVKLGIAGDHQAEAVNFAVDHATGIVSFNEPPPQGARVTAGFEFDVPVRFDTDRIAVSVQSFQAGDLPQVPVVEVRI; encoded by the coding sequence ATGGCATTTCATGAAGTTCGGTTTCCCGCCAATCTGAGTTTCGGCTCGGTCGGCGGGCCGGAGCGGCGCACCGAGATCGTCACGCTGTCGAGCGGGCATGAGGAGCGCAACAGCCCCTGGGCGCATTCGCGGCGGCATTATGATGCCGGGGTGGGGCTGCGATCCTTGGATGATGTCGAGCGGCTGATCGCGTTTTTCGAGGCGCGGGGCGGGCAGTTGCACGGCTTTCGCTGGAAGGACTGGGCGGATTTCAAGAGCTGTCCGGCCTCGCGCGCCGTCGCGCATGAGGATCAGCTGATCGGGATGGGCGATGGTGTCACGACGGCGTTTCAGCTGGTGAAGACCTATGTCTCGGGCGGGCAGAGCTATCTGCGCCCGATCGTGAAGCCGGTCGAGGGCACGGTGAAGCTGGGCATTGCGGGCGATCATCAGGCCGAGGCGGTGAATTTTGCCGTCGATCATGCCACCGGGATCGTCAGTTTCAACGAACCGCCGCCGCAGGGGGCGCGGGTGACGGCGGGGTTCGAATTCGACGTGCCGGTGCGGTTTGATACCGACCGGATCGCGGTTTCGGTGCAGTCGTTTCAGGCGGGGGATCTGCCGCAGGTGCCGGTGGTGGAGGTGCGGATCTGA
- a CDS encoding rcc01693 family protein, with product MSGGLDWPGLLRVGLRGLGLRPGEFWRLTPAELAVMLGEAAGAPPLTRDRLSELAARFPDTPRGGDLKGGGDGRG from the coding sequence GTGAGCGGCGGTCTGGACTGGCCGGGGCTGTTGCGGGTCGGGCTGCGGGGGCTGGGGCTGCGGCCCGGGGAGTTCTGGCGGCTGACGCCCGCGGAGCTGGCGGTGATGCTGGGCGAGGCGGCGGGGGCGCCGCCGCTGACGCGCGACCGGCTTTCGGAGCTGGCGGCGCGGTTTCCCGATACGCCCCGCGGGGGCGATCTGAAAGGAGGAGGCGATGGTCGAGGTTGA
- a CDS encoding phage major tail protein, TP901-1 family — MAAQNGKDLLIKLDLTGSGQFETIAGLRATRISFNAETVDVTSLESQGGWRELLGGAGVRSASISGAGVFKDADTDERARQIFFDGEVPEFQVIIPDFGIVQGPFMITSIDYAGSHNGEASYELAMASAGALSFTAI, encoded by the coding sequence ATGGCGGCGCAGAACGGCAAGGACCTTCTGATCAAGCTCGACCTGACCGGGTCGGGGCAATTCGAGACCATCGCGGGGCTGCGTGCGACGCGGATCAGCTTCAATGCGGAGACGGTCGATGTGACCTCGCTGGAAAGTCAGGGCGGCTGGCGGGAATTGCTGGGCGGCGCTGGGGTGCGCTCGGCCAGCATTTCGGGCGCGGGGGTGTTCAAGGACGCCGATACCGACGAGCGGGCGCGGCAGATCTTTTTCGACGGCGAGGTGCCCGAGTTTCAGGTCATCATCCCCGATTTCGGCATCGTGCAGGGGCCGTTCATGATCACCTCGATCGACTATGCGGGCAGTCACAATGGCGAGGCGAGTTACGAACTGGCGATGGCCTCGGCGGGCGCGCTGAGCTTCACGGCGATCTGA
- a CDS encoding gene transfer agent family protein, with amino-acid sequence MANPWAGEVEIWLGAERRVAKLTLGALAELEVGLGEASLLDLVRRFETGAFSSRDVLALIVAGLRGGGWEGRTEDLRTVEIGGGPVGAARIAAELLARAFTVPGQGGS; translated from the coding sequence ATGGCAAACCCTTGGGCGGGCGAGGTCGAGATCTGGCTGGGCGCCGAGCGGCGGGTGGCGAAGCTGACGCTGGGGGCGCTCGCGGAGCTGGAGGTGGGGCTGGGCGAGGCCTCGCTTCTGGATCTGGTGCGGCGGTTCGAGACGGGCGCGTTTTCCAGCCGCGACGTGCTGGCGCTGATCGTGGCGGGGCTGCGTGGCGGCGGTTGGGAGGGGCGGACGGAGGATCTGCGCACGGTCGAGATCGGCGGCGGGCCGGTCGGTGCGGCGCGGATCGCGGCGGAATTGCTGGCGCGCGCCTTCACCGTGCCGGGGCAGGGCGGATCGTGA